In Betta splendens chromosome 22, fBetSpl5.4, whole genome shotgun sequence, the following proteins share a genomic window:
- the LOC114848831 gene encoding gamma-aminobutyric acid receptor subunit rho-1-like, whose protein sequence is MQVDAVLVLFCVWLAGAAGRTAQPRGHKLETYKQSRSRRETRMEGRLEGRMEGRMEGRMEGGGGHKSGSPIYKRSPDMTKSPMTKSEQLLRIDDHDFTMRPAFGGPPIPVGVDVQVESLDTISEVDMDFTMTLYLRHYWKDERLAFPSTTNQSMTFDSRLVKKIWVPDMFFVHSKRSFIHDTTTDNVMLRVYPDGNVLYSLRVTVTAMCNMDLSRFPLDTQTCSLEIESYAYTDDDLMLYWKKGNESLNTDDRISLSQFLIQKFHTTTKLAFYSSTGWYNRLYIHFTLRRHIFFFLLQTYFPATLMVMLSWVSFWIDRRAVPARVPLGITTVLTMSTIITGVNASMPRVSYIKAVDIYLWVSFVFVFLSVIEYAAVNYLSTVQERKERKLRERLPCTCGIGNPDEMMIDPQITGYGSMDVNTTGNYGMPENGGRQERMLAQVALNDPQIARQVKPSRGYVNIWIDTHAIDKYSRVVFPGAYILFNIIYWSIYS, encoded by the exons GTCGCGAAGAGAGACCAGAATGGAGGGGAGACTggaggggaggatggaggggaggatggaggggaggatggaggggggtggaggTCACAAATCTGGAAG tcccATTTACAAGCGAAGTCCAGACATGACAAAGTCTCCAATGACCAAATCAGAGCAGCTCCTGAGAATAGACGACCACGACTTCACCATGCGGCCGGCGTTTGGAG GTCCTCCGATTCCTGTCGGAGTTGACGTTCAAGTTGAAAGCCTGGACACCATCTCTGAAGTGGACATG GACTTCACCATGACTCTGTACCTGCGCCACTACTGGAAGGACGAGCGGCTGGCGTTCCCGAGCACCACCAACCAGAGCATGACCTTCGACAGTCGCCTGGTGAAGAAGATCTGGGTTCCCGACATGTTCTTCGTCCACTCCAAGCGCTCCTTCATCCACGACACCACCACCGACAACGTCATGCTGAGGGTTTACCCCGACGGCAACGTGCTCTACAGCCTCCG agtcacagtcacagccaTGTGCAACATGGACCTGAGCCGCTTCCCTCTGGACACTCAAACCTGCTCGCTGGAAATCGAAAGCT aCGCGTACACGGACGACGACCTGATGCTGTACTGGAAGAAGGGAAACGAGTCCCTGAACACCGACGACAGAATCTCGCTGTCCCAGTTCCTGATCCAGAAGTTTCACACCACCACCAAGCTGGCGTTCTACAGCAGCACAG GCTGGTACAACCGCTTGTACATCCACTTCACCCTGAGGCGCcacatcttcttcttcctgctgcagacctACTTCCCCGCCACCCTGATGGTCATGCTGTCCTGGGTGTCCTTCTGGATCGACCGCAGGGCCGTGCCGGCCAGGGTGCCGCTGG GCATCACCACGGTGCTGACCATGTCCACCATCATAACGGGGGTCAACGCCTCCATGCCGCGGGTCTCCTACATCAAGGCCGTGGACATTTACCTGTGGGTCAGCTTCGTCTTTGTGTTCCTGTCGGTGATCGAGTACGCGGCGGTCAACTACCTCTCCACCgtgcaggagaggaaggagaggaagctgaGGGAGAGA tTGCCGTGTACCTGTGGCATCGGCAACCCAGACGAGATGATGATCGACCCCCAGATCACTGGCTACGGGTCTATGGATGTCAACACCACAGGGAATTATGGGATGCCGGAAAACGGGGGCCGGCAGGAGCGAATGCTGGCCCAGGTGGCGTTGAACGACCCCCAGATTGCACGACAGGTGAAACCATCCAGAGGCTACGTGAACATTTGGATAGACACGCACGCCATAGACAAATACTCCAGGGTCGTGTTTCCTGGAGCCTACATCCTCTTTAACATCATCTACTGGTCCATTTACTCGTAA
- the LOC114848832 gene encoding peptidase M20 domain-containing protein 2-like isoform X3 has translation MDHTDLYSEPESAHVDKRQQMKESVQLRIDARKDALHSLSRDIWSCPELAGEEAHAHDRLVRFLSQDDDDAWTVQTHYVMPTAFRASWGPVAGGEGGPVLNVGFLCEYDALPGIGHACGHNLIAEVGAAAAVGLRAALEKQTELPAPVKITVLGTPAEEDIGGKIELIKAGAFADIDLVFMAHPAQQDASSLPCVALDEVSVKYRGRASHASASPWEGVNALDAAVLAYNSVSVLRQQLKPEWRLHGVIKHGGVKPNIIPAYSEMEFYLRTPRLKDLCDLKAKAEGCFRAAAVATGCQVEITYPSAAYRDILPNATLASLYEMNGRLLGIQFPEQPDNFSGSTDFGNVSAVVPGTHPFFYIGTDAANHTEEYADAAGAEKAQLYTLRTAKALAMTAVDVVCCSDLLRKVREDFSLAKLKQQK, from the exons ATGGACCACACTGATCTttattcagaaccagaatcgGCCCACGTGGACAAACGCCAGCAGATGAAGGAGTCGGTCCAGTTGCGCATCGACGCGCGCAAAGACGCGCTGCACAGTTTGAGTCGGGACATCTGGAGCTGCCCAGAGCTCGCCGGCGAGGAGGCGCATGCGCACGACCGACTGGTCCGCTTCTTGTCGCAGGACGACGACGACGCGTGGACGGTCCAAACGCACTACGTGATGCCGACCGCGTTCCGGGCCAGCTGGGGTCCGGTCGCGGGCGGGGAGGGCGGCCCGGTGCTGAACGTGGGCTTCCTGTGCGAGTACGACGCGCTTCCGGGCATCGGCCACGCCTGCGGGCACAACCTCATAGCGGAAGTGGGAGCCGCGGCCGCTGTGGGTCTGAGAGCTGCTCTAGAAAAGCAGACTGAGTTACCTGCCCCAGTGAAG ATAACGGTTCTGGGGACACCTGCAGAGGAGGATATAGGAGGAAAGATCGAACTGATCAAAGCCGGAGCCTTCGCTGATATCGACCTCGTTTTCATGGCTCACCCGGCTCAACAGGACGCGTCGTCGCTGCCCTGCGTGGCCCTGGATGA GGTGTCGGTGAAGTACCGCGGGAGGGCGTCTCACGCGTCCGCGTCCCCCTGGGAGGGCGTGAACGCTCTGGACGCCGCCGTCTTGGCCTACaacagcgtatctgtgctcaggcagcagctcaagccGGAGTGGAGGCTTCACG GCGTCATCAAACACGGAGGGGTGAAGCCCAACATCATCCCCGCCTACTCTGAGATGGAGTTCTACCTGCGCACCCCGCGGCTGAAGGACCTTTGTGACCTGAAGGCCAAAGCTGAGGGATGCTTCAGGGCGGCTGCCGTAGCAACCGGTTGCCAA GTGGAGATCACGTACCCATCTGCTGCCTACCGTGACATCCTGCCCAATGCCACACTGGCAAGTCTgtatgaaatgaatggaagactGTTAGGAATTCAGTTTCCTGAACAGCCAGACAACTTCTCTG GTTCCACAGACTTTGGCAACGTATCAGCCGTGGTTCCTGGTACGCATCCTTTCTTCTACATCGGCACCGACGCGGCGAACCACACTGAAGAATACGCCGACGCGGCGG GAGCTGAAAAGGCCCAGTTGTACACCCTGAGGACTGCCAAAGCCCTGGCTATGACAGCTGTGGACGTGGTGTGCTGCTCCGATCTGCTGAGGAAAGTGAGAGAGGACTTCAGCCTGGCCAAACTCAAACagcagaaatga
- the LOC114848832 gene encoding xaa-Arg dipeptidase-like isoform X2, translating into MNWCSFRRSSSTTSGVKPATSSTSCCILFNCQLLSTGRMDHTDLYSEPESAHVDKRQQMKESVQLRIDARKDALHSLSRDIWSCPELAGEEAHAHDRLVRFLSQDDDDAWTVQTHYVMPTAFRASWGPVAGGEGGPVLNVGFLCEYDALPGIGHACGHNLIAEVGAAAAVGLRAALEKQTELPAPVKITVLGTPAEEDIGGKIELIKAGAFADIDLVFMAHPAQQDASSLPCVALDEVSVKYRGRASHASASPWEGVNALDAAVLAYNSVSVLRQQLKPEWRLHGVIKHGGVKPNIIPAYSEMEFYLRTPRLKDLCDLKAKAEGCFRAAAVATGCQVEITYPSAAYRDILPNATLASLYEMNGRLLGIQFPEQPDNFSGSTDFGNVSAVVPGTHPFFYIGTDAANHTEEYADAAGAEKAQLYTLRTAKALAMTAVDVVCCSDLLRKVREDFSLAKLKQQK; encoded by the exons ATGAACTGGTGTTCGTTCAGACG GTCTTCCTCAACTACTTCCGGAGTAAAACCGGCAACTTCCTCGACTTCGTGTTGCATTTTATTCAACTGTCAACTGTTGAGTACGGGCAGAATGGACCACACTGATCTttattcagaaccagaatcgGCCCACGTGGACAAACGCCAGCAGATGAAGGAGTCGGTCCAGTTGCGCATCGACGCGCGCAAAGACGCGCTGCACAGTTTGAGTCGGGACATCTGGAGCTGCCCAGAGCTCGCCGGCGAGGAGGCGCATGCGCACGACCGACTGGTCCGCTTCTTGTCGCAGGACGACGACGACGCGTGGACGGTCCAAACGCACTACGTGATGCCGACCGCGTTCCGGGCCAGCTGGGGTCCGGTCGCGGGCGGGGAGGGCGGCCCGGTGCTGAACGTGGGCTTCCTGTGCGAGTACGACGCGCTTCCGGGCATCGGCCACGCCTGCGGGCACAACCTCATAGCGGAAGTGGGAGCCGCGGCCGCTGTGGGTCTGAGAGCTGCTCTAGAAAAGCAGACTGAGTTACCTGCCCCAGTGAAG ATAACGGTTCTGGGGACACCTGCAGAGGAGGATATAGGAGGAAAGATCGAACTGATCAAAGCCGGAGCCTTCGCTGATATCGACCTCGTTTTCATGGCTCACCCGGCTCAACAGGACGCGTCGTCGCTGCCCTGCGTGGCCCTGGATGA GGTGTCGGTGAAGTACCGCGGGAGGGCGTCTCACGCGTCCGCGTCCCCCTGGGAGGGCGTGAACGCTCTGGACGCCGCCGTCTTGGCCTACaacagcgtatctgtgctcaggcagcagctcaagccGGAGTGGAGGCTTCACG GCGTCATCAAACACGGAGGGGTGAAGCCCAACATCATCCCCGCCTACTCTGAGATGGAGTTCTACCTGCGCACCCCGCGGCTGAAGGACCTTTGTGACCTGAAGGCCAAAGCTGAGGGATGCTTCAGGGCGGCTGCCGTAGCAACCGGTTGCCAA GTGGAGATCACGTACCCATCTGCTGCCTACCGTGACATCCTGCCCAATGCCACACTGGCAAGTCTgtatgaaatgaatggaagactGTTAGGAATTCAGTTTCCTGAACAGCCAGACAACTTCTCTG GTTCCACAGACTTTGGCAACGTATCAGCCGTGGTTCCTGGTACGCATCCTTTCTTCTACATCGGCACCGACGCGGCGAACCACACTGAAGAATACGCCGACGCGGCGG GAGCTGAAAAGGCCCAGTTGTACACCCTGAGGACTGCCAAAGCCCTGGCTATGACAGCTGTGGACGTGGTGTGCTGCTCCGATCTGCTGAGGAAAGTGAGAGAGGACTTCAGCCTGGCCAAACTCAAACagcagaaatga
- the LOC114848832 gene encoding xaa-Arg dipeptidase-like isoform X1 — translation MGNHPPAAHPSPDRGHAVIYSTHELVSSSTTSGVKPATSSTSCCILFNCQLLSTGRMDHTDLYSEPESAHVDKRQQMKESVQLRIDARKDALHSLSRDIWSCPELAGEEAHAHDRLVRFLSQDDDDAWTVQTHYVMPTAFRASWGPVAGGEGGPVLNVGFLCEYDALPGIGHACGHNLIAEVGAAAAVGLRAALEKQTELPAPVKITVLGTPAEEDIGGKIELIKAGAFADIDLVFMAHPAQQDASSLPCVALDEVSVKYRGRASHASASPWEGVNALDAAVLAYNSVSVLRQQLKPEWRLHGVIKHGGVKPNIIPAYSEMEFYLRTPRLKDLCDLKAKAEGCFRAAAVATGCQVEITYPSAAYRDILPNATLASLYEMNGRLLGIQFPEQPDNFSGSTDFGNVSAVVPGTHPFFYIGTDAANHTEEYADAAGAEKAQLYTLRTAKALAMTAVDVVCCSDLLRKVREDFSLAKLKQQK, via the exons ATGGGAAACCACCCACCAGCAGCGCATCCCAGTCCTGATAGAGGACATGCCGTGATTTATTCCACACATGAACTGGT GTCTTCCTCAACTACTTCCGGAGTAAAACCGGCAACTTCCTCGACTTCGTGTTGCATTTTATTCAACTGTCAACTGTTGAGTACGGGCAGAATGGACCACACTGATCTttattcagaaccagaatcgGCCCACGTGGACAAACGCCAGCAGATGAAGGAGTCGGTCCAGTTGCGCATCGACGCGCGCAAAGACGCGCTGCACAGTTTGAGTCGGGACATCTGGAGCTGCCCAGAGCTCGCCGGCGAGGAGGCGCATGCGCACGACCGACTGGTCCGCTTCTTGTCGCAGGACGACGACGACGCGTGGACGGTCCAAACGCACTACGTGATGCCGACCGCGTTCCGGGCCAGCTGGGGTCCGGTCGCGGGCGGGGAGGGCGGCCCGGTGCTGAACGTGGGCTTCCTGTGCGAGTACGACGCGCTTCCGGGCATCGGCCACGCCTGCGGGCACAACCTCATAGCGGAAGTGGGAGCCGCGGCCGCTGTGGGTCTGAGAGCTGCTCTAGAAAAGCAGACTGAGTTACCTGCCCCAGTGAAG ATAACGGTTCTGGGGACACCTGCAGAGGAGGATATAGGAGGAAAGATCGAACTGATCAAAGCCGGAGCCTTCGCTGATATCGACCTCGTTTTCATGGCTCACCCGGCTCAACAGGACGCGTCGTCGCTGCCCTGCGTGGCCCTGGATGA GGTGTCGGTGAAGTACCGCGGGAGGGCGTCTCACGCGTCCGCGTCCCCCTGGGAGGGCGTGAACGCTCTGGACGCCGCCGTCTTGGCCTACaacagcgtatctgtgctcaggcagcagctcaagccGGAGTGGAGGCTTCACG GCGTCATCAAACACGGAGGGGTGAAGCCCAACATCATCCCCGCCTACTCTGAGATGGAGTTCTACCTGCGCACCCCGCGGCTGAAGGACCTTTGTGACCTGAAGGCCAAAGCTGAGGGATGCTTCAGGGCGGCTGCCGTAGCAACCGGTTGCCAA GTGGAGATCACGTACCCATCTGCTGCCTACCGTGACATCCTGCCCAATGCCACACTGGCAAGTCTgtatgaaatgaatggaagactGTTAGGAATTCAGTTTCCTGAACAGCCAGACAACTTCTCTG GTTCCACAGACTTTGGCAACGTATCAGCCGTGGTTCCTGGTACGCATCCTTTCTTCTACATCGGCACCGACGCGGCGAACCACACTGAAGAATACGCCGACGCGGCGG GAGCTGAAAAGGCCCAGTTGTACACCCTGAGGACTGCCAAAGCCCTGGCTATGACAGCTGTGGACGTGGTGTGCTGCTCCGATCTGCTGAGGAAAGTGAGAGAGGACTTCAGCCTGGCCAAACTCAAACagcagaaatga